A genome region from Myroides fluvii includes the following:
- the ccoN gene encoding cytochrome-c oxidase, cbb3-type subunit I has protein sequence MEVQQFYYDNKIVKKFLYASIFFGAIGMLVGLLLAVMFIFPNLTDGIPWLSYGRLRPLHTNAVIFAFVGNAIFAGVYYSLQRLCKSRMYSDVLSNIHFYGWQTIIAAAAITLPLGFTTSKEYAELEWPIDIAIAVIWVTFGINMIMTIINRRERHIYVAIWFYLATFVTVAVLHIFNSLELPVHGLKSYSVYAGVQDALVQWWYGHNAVAFFLTTPFLGLMYYFLPKAANRPVYSYRLSIIHFWSLIFLYIWAGPHHLLYSALPEWAQNLGVVFSVMLIAPSWGGMINGLLTLRGVWDKVRVDPVLKFFVVGITGYGMATFEGPMLSLKNVNAIAHYTDWIVAHVHVGALAWNGFMTFGMIYWLIPRMTKTELFSKKLANFHFWIGTLGIILYTIPLYVAGFSQHLMWKDFDPSGTLKYGNFLETVTAIMPMYVMRAIGGSFYLIGLFVLIYLVYKTVRAGKPVEDELAEAPELKRISASRLKGEAWHAWLERRPIQFTILTTIAILIGGIVQIVPTIFVKSNIPTITSVKPYTPLELEGRDLYIREGCVGCHSQMIRPFRSEVERYGEYSKSGEYVYDHPFLWGSKRTGPDLMRLGQKYSDIWHFNHMYNPQSTSPGSIMPGYKWLFDNKQADFSHIEKKMSVMRTLGVPYTDEDIANARQSMKEQGEQIALNFQTDPDYKDSYLASEKAAKENGQEFVPMSEREIVAMIAYLQRLGTDIKNRVEE, from the coding sequence ATGGAAGTGCAACAATTTTATTATGACAACAAAATTGTAAAGAAATTCCTTTATGCATCTATATTTTTTGGTGCAATTGGGATGCTTGTGGGATTACTATTAGCGGTAATGTTTATATTTCCTAACTTAACGGATGGGATTCCATGGTTAAGTTACGGAAGACTACGTCCGCTACACACGAATGCAGTTATTTTTGCTTTCGTTGGAAATGCAATCTTTGCAGGGGTTTACTATTCTTTACAGCGTTTGTGTAAGTCAAGAATGTACAGTGATGTTCTGAGTAACATTCACTTTTATGGATGGCAAACGATTATTGCAGCAGCAGCAATCACCTTGCCTCTAGGTTTTACTACTTCAAAAGAATACGCGGAGTTAGAGTGGCCAATTGATATCGCTATTGCGGTGATTTGGGTGACCTTCGGTATCAACATGATTATGACGATTATTAATCGTAGAGAACGTCATATTTATGTTGCTATTTGGTTCTACTTAGCAACTTTTGTAACAGTAGCTGTATTGCATATTTTCAACTCATTAGAGTTGCCAGTACACGGATTGAAATCGTATTCTGTTTATGCAGGAGTTCAAGATGCACTGGTGCAATGGTGGTATGGACATAATGCCGTAGCATTCTTCTTGACAACGCCATTCTTAGGATTGATGTACTACTTCTTGCCAAAAGCGGCAAATAGACCGGTGTATTCGTACCGTTTGTCTATTATCCACTTCTGGTCCTTAATTTTCTTGTATATCTGGGCAGGACCTCACCACTTATTATATTCAGCTTTACCAGAATGGGCGCAAAACTTAGGCGTTGTTTTCTCGGTTATGTTAATTGCTCCATCTTGGGGAGGTATGATCAACGGTCTACTTACATTACGTGGAGTATGGGATAAAGTACGAGTTGATCCAGTGTTGAAATTCTTCGTAGTTGGTATTACTGGATACGGGATGGCAACGTTCGAAGGTCCGATGTTATCGCTGAAAAACGTAAACGCAATTGCTCACTATACAGACTGGATCGTAGCACACGTTCACGTGGGAGCTTTAGCATGGAACGGTTTTATGACCTTCGGTATGATCTATTGGTTAATCCCTAGAATGACGAAAACTGAATTGTTTTCGAAAAAGTTAGCGAATTTCCATTTCTGGATTGGAACATTGGGAATCATCCTTTATACCATTCCTTTATATGTAGCAGGGTTCTCTCAACACTTAATGTGGAAAGACTTTGATCCATCAGGAACATTAAAATACGGAAACTTCCTTGAAACGGTAACAGCTATTATGCCAATGTACGTAATGCGTGCAATTGGAGGTTCGTTCTACTTAATCGGATTATTTGTGTTAATCTACTTGGTGTATAAAACAGTAAGAGCTGGTAAACCAGTAGAAGATGAATTAGCAGAAGCACCAGAATTAAAAAGAATTTCTGCTTCTCGTTTAAAAGGAGAAGCTTGGCATGCTTGGTTGGAAAGAAGACCTATTCAATTTACAATCTTGACTACTATCGCGATTTTAATTGGAGGTATTGTTCAAATTGTACCTACTATTTTCGTGAAATCAAATATTCCAACCATTACAAGTGTAAAACCTTATACTCCTTTGGAATTAGAAGGTAGAGACTTGTATATCCGTGAAGGATGTGTGGGATGTCACTCCCAAATGATTCGCCCATTCCGTTCTGAAGTAGAACGTTACGGAGAATATTCAAAATCAGGAGAGTATGTGTATGACCACCCATTCTTATGGGGTTCTAAACGTACAGGACCCGATTTAATGAGATTAGGACAGAAATATTCAGATATCTGGCATTTCAACCACATGTATAATCCACAATCAACATCTCCAGGATCTATTATGCCAGGGTATAAATGGTTGTTCGATAATAAACAAGCAGATTTTTCTCATATTGAGAAGAAAATGAGCGTAATGAGAACGTTAGGTGTTCCTTATACAGATGAAGATATTGCAAATGCAAGACAATCAATGAAGGAACAAGGAGAGCAAATTGCCTTAAACTTCCAAACAGATCCGGATTATAAAGATTCGTATTTAGCAAGTGAAAAAGCAGCTAAAGAAAATGGACAGGAGTTCGTTCCGATGAGCGAGCGTGAGATTGTAGCGATGATTGCTTACTTACAACGTTTAGGTACAGACATCAAAAATAGAGTTGAGGAATAA
- a CDS encoding FixH family protein: MKFNFGTGIVIAIGLFMIFILQYVIRVQVDARYDNQLVTENYYQQEVEVDSRREREMEALKLDEQVTIYSTTDGIRITFPASFDYNKIHGKIFLYRPSNQQLDFDTLISLSSSNLLIPNTNLVDGRWDIVVEWSYNDVAYRNVKSLTIK; this comes from the coding sequence ATGAAATTTAATTTTGGAACAGGAATCGTAATAGCCATAGGCTTATTTATGATATTCATTTTACAATATGTTATTCGCGTACAAGTAGATGCGAGATATGACAACCAATTAGTGACAGAAAATTATTATCAACAAGAAGTTGAGGTGGACTCCCGTCGTGAGAGAGAAATGGAAGCGCTGAAACTCGATGAACAAGTTACAATATACAGTACAACCGATGGGATTAGGATCACTTTTCCTGCCAGTTTTGACTATAATAAAATACATGGAAAAATATTCCTATACAGACCGTCTAACCAACAATTAGACTTTGATACTCTCATATCATTGTCTTCTTCAAATTTGCTCATACCTAACACAAATCTGGTAGACGGTCGTTGGGATATTGTGGTGGAATGGAGCTATAACGATGTAGCATATAGAAATGTAAAAAGTTTAACGATTAAGTAA
- a CDS encoding cytochrome-c peroxidase: protein MIKKVVLFVVLTTFMGCKKDKSNAFEFVQKGNAELLTQAQTFFQPISSIEVPPADSAKVALGKYLYFDTRLSKEGNISCNSCHNLNTYGVDNLAFSPGDTGSLGGRNSPTVFHAALHSMQFWDGRAKDVEEQAGGPILNPVEHNIKDEKELEERLRKVELYKAMFATVYQADKQPIVFKNITNAIGAFERTLMPASRFDAYLEGDRSALTEQEQRGLETFMAVGCTTCHSGVALGGQMFQKFGLYGDYWVETKSDKVDKGLADLSKKENENYFFKVPGLRNITHTGPYFHDGSVEDLKEAVRIMASLQTNSKLNQEQIEDITVFLGSLSSDIPEQVKKSPF, encoded by the coding sequence ATGATTAAAAAGGTGGTTTTATTTGTTGTTTTAACAACGTTTATGGGGTGTAAAAAAGATAAATCAAATGCATTTGAATTTGTTCAAAAGGGAAATGCTGAATTATTAACACAAGCTCAAACTTTTTTTCAACCTATCTCATCCATTGAGGTGCCTCCGGCAGATTCGGCTAAGGTGGCTTTAGGTAAGTATTTGTATTTTGATACGCGTCTGTCTAAGGAAGGCAATATAAGTTGTAATTCTTGCCATAACTTGAATACGTATGGAGTAGATAACTTGGCTTTTTCACCGGGTGATACCGGTTCTTTGGGAGGGCGTAATTCACCAACTGTTTTTCATGCGGCCCTGCACAGCATGCAATTTTGGGATGGTCGTGCAAAAGATGTTGAAGAGCAAGCAGGCGGGCCAATTCTAAATCCAGTTGAACACAATATCAAAGATGAAAAGGAATTAGAAGAGCGATTGCGCAAAGTAGAGCTGTACAAAGCGATGTTTGCTACAGTCTATCAGGCGGATAAACAGCCTATTGTGTTTAAAAACATCACCAATGCTATTGGGGCTTTTGAACGTACGTTGATGCCTGCAAGTCGATTTGATGCATATTTAGAAGGAGATCGCAGTGCACTGACAGAGCAAGAACAGAGAGGGTTGGAGACTTTTATGGCTGTTGGATGTACGACTTGCCATAGCGGTGTCGCATTAGGAGGGCAGATGTTTCAGAAATTCGGACTCTATGGCGATTATTGGGTTGAAACAAAATCGGATAAAGTAGATAAAGGATTGGCTGATTTGAGTAAAAAAGAAAATGAAAATTACTTTTTTAAGGTCCCAGGATTGCGCAATATCACGCACACAGGACCCTACTTTCACGATGGATCTGTTGAAGATTTAAAAGAAGCAGTTCGCATTATGGCTAGTTTACAAACAAATAGTAAATTAAATCAAGAACAAATAGAAGATATCACCGTGTTTTTAGGTAGTTTGTCTAGTGATATCCCAGAGCAGGTGAAAAAATCACCTTTTTAA
- the ccoG gene encoding cytochrome c oxidase accessory protein CcoG: MENGNNESFRDSISTIDKDGKRAWIYPKKPSGPFYNKRKIVSYLLLAFLLAAPFIKINGNQLLLFNVIDRKFNIFSFPFWPQDFYLVVISMIIGVVFVTLFTVSFGRIFCGWICPQTIFMEMVFRRIEYWIDGDRGAQMRLDKQPWNAEKIRKRLLKWFIFFVISFIIANVFLSYIIGSDAVLLMVEDGPFAHTGNFIGLIIFTCAFYFVFTWFREQVCVIACPYGRLQGVLLDDKSIIVAYDHVRGESTNGRAKLKKDTDRKAEGFGDCIDCKQCVNVCPTGIDIRNGTQLECVNCTACIDECDFIMEKAGFPKGLIRYASESEIVDNKRYKFTPRQRGYTVVLSILIALLIGLLFLRTDVEARVLRVAGKTFEHKGANISNVYTFKIMNKTMKEYDNLSFKVKNPAGAQVKMVGNDIIEVKKESYSEGVLFIEIPQKDLDGYSTKVTIEVYDGDRLIQTTKTNFLGPRLMN; encoded by the coding sequence ATGGAAAATGGAAATAATGAGAGTTTTAGAGACTCGATAAGTACCATTGACAAAGATGGTAAAAGGGCATGGATTTATCCTAAGAAGCCGTCTGGGCCATTCTACAACAAAAGAAAAATTGTCAGCTACTTATTACTCGCTTTTTTATTAGCTGCTCCCTTTATAAAAATAAACGGAAATCAATTGTTGCTATTTAATGTTATTGATCGAAAATTCAACATTTTTAGCTTCCCTTTTTGGCCACAAGATTTTTATCTGGTCGTAATTTCAATGATTATCGGTGTTGTTTTTGTAACCTTATTTACAGTTTCTTTCGGTCGTATTTTCTGCGGTTGGATATGTCCGCAAACTATTTTTATGGAAATGGTTTTCAGGCGTATCGAATATTGGATTGACGGCGATAGAGGTGCTCAAATGAGATTAGACAAACAACCTTGGAATGCGGAGAAAATACGCAAGAGACTCTTGAAATGGTTTATTTTCTTTGTTATTTCTTTTATTATTGCCAACGTCTTCTTATCCTACATTATCGGAAGCGACGCTGTGCTTTTAATGGTCGAAGATGGTCCGTTTGCACATACGGGTAATTTTATCGGATTGATTATTTTTACTTGTGCGTTCTATTTTGTATTCACTTGGTTTAGAGAACAAGTGTGTGTGATTGCTTGCCCTTACGGGCGTTTACAAGGGGTTTTGCTGGATGATAAGTCTATTATTGTAGCGTATGATCACGTAAGAGGTGAAAGTACAAATGGAAGAGCGAAGCTGAAAAAAGATACGGATAGAAAGGCAGAAGGTTTTGGAGATTGTATCGACTGTAAACAATGTGTCAACGTATGTCCAACGGGAATTGATATCCGAAATGGAACACAGTTAGAATGTGTGAACTGTACTGCTTGTATCGATGAGTGTGATTTTATTATGGAGAAGGCAGGTTTCCCTAAAGGATTAATTCGCTATGCTTCGGAATCTGAGATTGTGGATAATAAACGCTATAAATTCACGCCTCGTCAAAGAGGATATACTGTAGTATTATCCATTTTGATTGCGCTTTTAATTGGACTCTTATTCTTGAGAACCGATGTGGAAGCAAGGGTTTTACGCGTAGCTGGAAAAACATTTGAACACAAAGGGGCTAATATCTCCAATGTCTATACGTTTAAAATCATGAATAAAACGATGAAAGAGTACGACAACCTGAGCTTTAAAGTGAAAAATCCAGCTGGAGCACAAGTGAAAATGGTGGGTAATGATATCATCGAAGTGAAAAAAGAAAGTTATAGCGAAGGGGTATTGTTTATCGAAATTCCACAAAAGGATCTCGATGGATATAGTACAAAAGTGACCATTGAGGTTTATGATGGTGATCGTTTGATTCAAACAACCAAAACAAACTTCTTAGGCCCGCGCTTAATGAATTAA
- a CDS encoding 3'-5' exonuclease, whose product MELKLHRPICFFDLETTGVDVARDRIVEIAILKVFPNGNKESKTWLVNPERPIPEASSKIHGITDEKVANEPTFKELAPLVYQMIKDADLAGFNSDRFDIPLLAEELLRAGVDFDLGNRVTVDIQTIFHKKEERTLSAAYKFYCNESLENAHSAEADTHATYEILKAQLDRYDDLENDMRVLSEFTTRKRSVDFAGFIALNEEEQEVFTFGKHKGVLVEEVLEKEPGYYGWIQNADFPLYTKKVLTAIKLRKLNNKL is encoded by the coding sequence ATGGAGTTGAAATTACATAGACCTATTTGTTTTTTTGATTTAGAAACAACAGGAGTGGATGTTGCAAGAGATAGAATTGTAGAAATAGCTATTTTGAAAGTTTTTCCCAATGGAAATAAAGAGAGTAAAACCTGGTTGGTTAATCCAGAGCGACCAATTCCAGAAGCGTCTTCTAAAATTCACGGAATAACAGATGAAAAAGTGGCAAATGAACCTACATTTAAAGAGTTAGCTCCCTTGGTTTATCAGATGATTAAAGATGCGGATCTCGCTGGATTTAATTCGGATCGATTTGATATTCCCCTATTGGCAGAAGAATTGTTGCGCGCAGGTGTTGACTTTGATTTAGGTAATCGCGTTACGGTTGATATTCAGACCATTTTCCATAAAAAAGAAGAGCGCACCTTGAGTGCAGCATATAAATTTTATTGTAACGAAAGTTTGGAAAATGCACATTCGGCAGAAGCGGATACGCATGCAACCTATGAAATTCTCAAAGCGCAATTGGATCGCTATGATGATTTGGAAAATGACATGCGCGTGTTGTCTGAATTTACCACCAGAAAGAGAAGTGTTGATTTTGCTGGATTTATCGCACTAAATGAAGAAGAACAAGAGGTTTTTACTTTCGGTAAACACAAAGGAGTACTTGTGGAAGAAGTCTTGGAAAAAGAACCAGGATATTACGGCTGGATTCAAAATGCAGATTTTCCGTTGTATACCAAAAAAGTTTTGACGGCAATCAAGTTGAGAAAACTCAATAATAAACTATAA
- the ccoS gene encoding cbb3-type cytochrome oxidase assembly protein CcoS, producing MSVIYFLISISVFVAGIFLYIFIRSVKSGQFDDAYTPSVRMLFDDELKKTEPKEGKKDKKINQKENQI from the coding sequence ATGAGTGTTATATATTTCTTAATTAGTATCAGTGTTTTTGTGGCGGGAATCTTTCTCTACATTTTCATTCGATCTGTAAAAAGTGGTCAGTTTGACGACGCTTATACGCCCTCTGTACGCATGTTGTTTGACGATGAATTGAAAAAAACGGAACCTAAGGAAGGGAAAAAAGACAAAAAAATAAATCAAAAAGAAAATCAAATATAA
- a CDS encoding cbb3-type cytochrome c oxidase N-terminal domain-containing protein, with amino-acid sequence MKKYFPVYVRVPLLFVLFYVLVEWVAGGTAQRPAFVDHPAVLILLGLFLFALIAVEIVASATNKVLNRLMTPEEIAAKEKVDNLSFADRPWVKKMMQKMTRTTAISDEKELLMDHDYDGIKELDNELPPWWVGLFYVTVIFSVVYLLRFHVFGGDNQIVEYEKAMAIAKEQIEEYKKTAADLISADEAQYLADESSLAAGKKIFETNCVACHQADGGGGIGPNLTDDHWILGGGVKNIFHTIAKGGRPGKGMVDWEKTLKPSEIEKVTSYVISLNGTTAASPKEAEGDIIWSKAELDAQGDDAAEAKEEATDTKDEASATDTAEVGQD; translated from the coding sequence ATGAAAAAGTATTTTCCAGTATATGTAAGAGTTCCATTACTATTCGTACTATTTTATGTATTAGTAGAATGGGTGGCAGGCGGAACGGCACAAAGACCTGCTTTTGTAGATCATCCTGCGGTGCTTATTTTGTTGGGATTGTTTTTATTCGCTTTAATAGCTGTAGAAATAGTTGCTTCAGCAACCAATAAAGTACTGAATCGATTGATGACACCTGAAGAAATCGCAGCGAAAGAGAAAGTAGACAACCTTTCATTTGCTGATCGTCCGTGGGTGAAAAAAATGATGCAGAAAATGACTCGCACCACTGCGATAAGCGACGAGAAAGAGTTATTGATGGATCACGATTACGATGGTATTAAAGAGTTAGATAACGAATTACCGCCTTGGTGGGTTGGATTGTTCTATGTAACCGTTATATTCTCTGTGGTTTACTTATTGAGATTCCACGTATTTGGAGGCGACAACCAAATTGTGGAATACGAAAAAGCCATGGCAATTGCCAAAGAACAAATTGAAGAGTATAAAAAAACGGCTGCAGATTTAATCTCAGCTGATGAGGCGCAATACCTAGCCGATGAGAGTTCGTTAGCAGCAGGTAAAAAGATTTTTGAAACCAACTGTGTGGCTTGTCACCAAGCTGACGGTGGAGGGGGAATCGGACCGAACTTAACAGATGATCATTGGATTTTAGGTGGTGGAGTAAAGAATATTTTCCACACCATTGCTAAAGGAGGAAGACCTGGTAAAGGAATGGTGGATTGGGAAAAAACACTTAAACCATCTGAAATTGAGAAAGTGACTTCTTACGTTATTTCATTAAACGGTACAACTGCTGCAAGTCCAAAAGAGGCAGAAGGAGATATCATTTGGTCTAAAGCTGAACTAGATGCACAGGGGGATGATGCCGCTGAAGCAAAAGAAGAAGCGACAGATACAAAGGATGAAGCTTCTGCTACTGACACAGCAGAAGTAGGTCAAGACTAA
- a CDS encoding cbb3-type cytochrome oxidase subunit 3 — MLKFIKHTMETIGGIEIYPIISLLIFFTFFVGLFVWVFTYKKETIEELSNMPFLDDEKHNVDPNSEKL, encoded by the coding sequence ATGTTGAAATTTATAAAACATACCATGGAAACCATAGGAGGGATTGAAATCTATCCGATTATTTCCCTATTGATTTTCTTTACCTTTTTTGTAGGCTTATTTGTATGGGTGTTTACCTATAAAAAAGAGACGATTGAGGAATTGAGCAATATGCCGTTTCTAGATGATGAAAAGCACAATGTTGATCCTAATTCAGAAAAATTATGA
- a CDS encoding fumarylacetoacetate hydrolase family protein, translating into MKIICVGRNYVDHIAELNNERPDAPVLFIKPDTALLGKEFPFVIPDFSQDIHYEAEVVVKITKVGKYIDAKFASKYYDQVSLGIDFTARDIQSKLKEKGLPWEKAKAFDNSAFVGDFMPTTAFESLGDLPFSFQQNGTVVQQATTAQMIWKIDELIAEISKYFTLKTGDLIFTGTPAGVGKVSPGDTLEGFLAGKKVFDLIVK; encoded by the coding sequence ATGAAAATTATCTGTGTAGGAAGAAATTATGTGGATCACATCGCAGAATTAAACAATGAAAGACCAGATGCCCCTGTATTGTTTATTAAACCAGATACGGCTTTATTGGGTAAAGAGTTTCCGTTTGTTATTCCAGATTTTTCTCAAGATATTCATTACGAAGCAGAAGTAGTGGTAAAAATCACAAAAGTTGGGAAGTATATCGATGCTAAATTTGCCTCTAAATACTATGATCAAGTGTCATTGGGGATTGATTTTACAGCAAGGGATATCCAAAGCAAGTTGAAAGAGAAAGGACTGCCTTGGGAAAAAGCGAAAGCATTTGACAACTCGGCTTTTGTAGGTGACTTTATGCCAACGACCGCTTTTGAGTCCCTCGGCGATTTGCCATTTTCTTTCCAACAAAATGGAACGGTTGTTCAACAAGCAACGACCGCTCAAATGATTTGGAAGATAGATGAATTAATTGCGGAGATTTCTAAGTACTTTACACTAAAAACGGGTGATTTAATCTTTACTGGTACACCAGCAGGTGTTGGTAAAGTTAGTCCGGGTGATACACTTGAAGGCTTTCTGGCAGGTAAAAAAGTTTTTGATTTAATCGTAAAATAA
- a CDS encoding sulfite exporter TauE/SafE family protein, with protein sequence MISALIFGLVSSLHCIGMCGPIALMLPISQNNQVLKIRQMFTYHIGRIAAYSLLGLVFGFFGKGLFLAGFQQQLSIVVGLIMIALALIPANRIGNFNVMKPLYRFVNWIKSSLGKQFKKKSPKALFLIGFFNGFLPCGMVYVALFGALATQDVFLGMTYMALFGLGTVPLMSLVIYFKNLFSDAFRRGIMKYYPIVIIIIGMLFIIRGLGLNIPYLSPDTLNLFVRGEAMC encoded by the coding sequence TTGATTTCGGCACTTATTTTTGGTTTAGTGAGTAGTCTGCACTGCATCGGTATGTGCGGTCCCATCGCACTGATGTTGCCAATTAGCCAGAACAATCAAGTTTTAAAAATTAGGCAGATGTTCACCTATCACATAGGTAGGATAGCTGCCTATTCTTTATTAGGGCTTGTTTTTGGTTTTTTTGGCAAAGGCTTGTTTTTGGCAGGATTTCAACAGCAACTTTCCATTGTCGTTGGACTTATCATGATTGCTTTGGCACTGATCCCTGCCAATCGAATAGGGAATTTCAATGTAATGAAACCCCTTTATCGATTTGTAAATTGGATAAAATCTTCTTTAGGTAAACAATTCAAGAAAAAATCACCTAAAGCATTATTTCTTATCGGCTTCTTTAATGGCTTCTTGCCTTGTGGTATGGTTTATGTCGCTTTGTTTGGCGCTTTAGCAACGCAAGATGTATTCTTGGGTATGACTTATATGGCCCTGTTTGGTTTAGGTACGGTTCCGTTAATGAGTTTGGTGATCTATTTCAAAAATCTATTCTCCGATGCATTTCGAAGAGGAATAATGAAGTATTATCCAATTGTTATTATAATTATTGGGATGTTATTTATTATTAGAGGATTGGGGTTAAATATTCCATACTTATCCCCTGATACGTTGAATTTGTTCGTGCGAGGAGAAGCAATGTGTTAA